From one Accipiter gentilis chromosome 3, bAccGen1.1, whole genome shotgun sequence genomic stretch:
- the LRPAP1 gene encoding alpha-2-macroglobulin receptor-associated protein, translating to MAAPRGLAALGAALLLAAGVQASKYSREANEGLAAAGAKRRESGEFRVVRLNQVWEKAQRLQLSAVKLAELHSDLKIQEKDELSWKKLKAEGLDEDGEKEAKLRRNLNVIMTKYGMNGKKDSQLVDTNYIKDGTESDTLDDPRLEKLWSKAKTSGKFSDEELDKLWREFKHHKEKIREYNILLETVSRTEDIHKNVINPSEENLVKEEILHNKHRELKEKLRSINQGFERLRKVSHQGYDTTSEFEEPRVIDLWDMAKSANFTEKELESFREELKHFEAKIEKHHHYQKQLEISHQKLKHVEGTGDKDHLNRNKEKYAMLEEKTKELGYKVKKHLQDLSSRISQGLQHNEL from the exons ATGGCGGCGCCGCGGGGTCTGGCGGCTCTCGGTGCAGCGCTCCTCCTTGCCGCTGGCGTCCAGGCCAGCAAGTATTCCCGGGAGGCTAATGAGGGCTTGGCGGCCGCCGGCGCCAAGCGGCGGGAGAGCGGGGAGTTCCGGGTGGTGAGGCTGAACCAGGTCTGGGAGAAGGCGCAGCGG CTTCAGCTCTCTGCTGTGAAACTGGCAGAGTTGCACAGTGatctaaaaatacaagaaaaggatGAGCTAAGCTGGAAAAAACTGAAGGCTGAAGGGCTAGATGAAGATGGAGAGAAAGAAGCCAAACTGAGACGCAACTTAAATG TCATTATGACTAAATATGGAATGAATGGAAAGAAGGACTCTCAACTGGTTGATACCAACTACATTAAAGACGGTACAGAAAGTGATACACTAGATGATCCAAgactggaaaaattatggagcaAG GCCAAGACCTCTGGGAAGTTCTCTGATGAGGAGTTGGATAAGCTTTGGCGAGAATTTAAGCATCACAAAGAAAAGATTCGTGAATACAATATTCTGCTGGAGACCGTGAGCAGAACAGAAG ATATCCACAAAAATGTTATCAACCCATCTGAAGAGAACCTGGTGAAAGAGGAAATTTTGCATAACAAACACAGAGAACTCAAAGAAAAGCTAAGAAGCATCAATCAGGGGTTTGAACGTTTGCGTAAAGTCAGTCACCAAGGATATGACACGACCAGTG AATTTGAAGAACCAAGAGTGATTGATCTGTGGGACATGGCCAAATCTGCTAATTTCACTGAGAAAGAACTTGAATCTTTTCGG GAGGAGCTGAAACACTTTGAAGCAAAAATTGAAAAACACCATCATTATCAGAAACAATTAGAGATTTCACACCAGAAACTGAAACATGTAGAGGGAACTGGAGATAAGGATCATCTgaacagaaacaaagagaaatatgCTATGCttgaagaaaagacaaaagaactAGGATATAAG GTAAAGAAGCACTTGCAAGACTTATCCAGCAGAATCTCTCAAGGTCTTCAACACAATGAATTATAA
- the LOC126034570 gene encoding C-C motif chemokine 3-like, translated as MKVPAATLATLLLMAICSLAEAHLGGVFPSCCYSYQQRRIPPSLITSASMTSSTCSQPGVILVTKKGKMLCADPQVKWVQA; from the exons ATGAAGGTCCCTGCAGCCACCCTGGCCACTCTGCTCCTCATGGCCATCTGCTCCCTGGCTGAGGCCCATCTTG GCGGTgtgttccccagctgctgctaCAGCTACCAGCAACGCCGCATCCCACCCAGCTTGATCACCTCTGCCTCCATGACCAGCAGCACGTGCAGCCAGCCAGGGGTGAT CCTGGTCACCAAGAAGGGGAAGATGCTGTGCGCAGACCCCCAGGTGAAATGGGTGCAGGCATAG